The genomic window AGCACAAGATGAGCTTAAGACGTTATTGAGAAACGGCATAAATGAGGCTAATCAATTAAGAGCATTCAAGCTTACTATTTTAGAGAAACAGCTTGTGGACGACGTTGCTATTTCCTTACCCCCTTCCTTTCTAAATCATATGGTTAATGAGCTAGATGAATGGTTAAGAGTAGCAAATTCATTATTAGAGGAACAAAGCCCTATTGCTCATCCTTTGCATCACGATCTATTATGGTTACTTGATGCTGCGGGGCATGCTGGAGCAATAAACGATAGTCTTGACCGTGTTGAAAAAGATTTGAAACAAAAAAGTGCGGATTACACAAAACAGTGGGAGGACTTCTATCTTAAAGCCGTGGAGTTAGTAGGGTATCTTCGAGCAAATATATCTCAATTCCCGGCATTACAACGATTTCATAATGACA from Bacillus sp. HMF5848 includes these protein-coding regions:
- a CDS encoding DUF2935 domain-containing protein gives rise to the protein MMNPTIRDEALFEAKFWMQVLGDHARFIYDSLAPSETVFIAKAEDFIKSFDILFDTARKSIAQDELKTLLRNGINEANQLRAFKLTILEKQLVDDVAISLPPSFLNHMVNELDEWLRVANSLLEEQSPIAHPLHHDLLWLLDAAGHAGAINDSLDRVEKDLKQKSADYTKQWEDFYLKAVELVGYLRANISQFPALQRFHNDIEVTMKVFKSFLRELEELGFTKKSLGTLTPLMADHMAREECYYLTKLAQTTDVVSQPKCDPTKPRTEL